The Candidatus Rokuibacteriota bacterium genome contains the following window.
GGGCCAGCCCCGGGTTCCGGTCCGGGTCCACGACCTGCCAGGTGAGCTTTCCCTTGGAGTACGACGCGTACTGCTTGAACAGGTCCTCGGCGATGCGTTTGCCCGGCTGATCGGAGCGAAAGAAGCCGGTGACCTCCACGGGCACCTTTAACTTCCGGAGCACCTCGATGGTGTACGGGGAGAGGCTGTGGCGCCGGTTCTCGGTCAGGTCCAGGCGGTAGCTGTGGCGGTAGGAGATCGCCTCGACCAGGGCGACGATGCCGAAGAGGAGGAGGACCATGGCCAGCACGTTCAGCCCGTAGCGAGCCGTGCGTCGCGCGAAGAAGGCCCGGACGTCCTTGAAGCTGGCGTAGAGCGCCACGAGCAGCGCGAGCCCGCCGACGACGGCCAGGGCCGCCCGGACCCTCTCCCAGTCCGGCCGGGCGACCGAGAGCGCGGCTGCCGCGACCAGCAAGACCACGCCCGCCGGTCCGGCCCAGTTCCCGAGCTGCCTGAGCCACGCGCTCACGCGACGCTCCCTCGTGCCGTCGCCGACCGTCCCATCAGCCCCTCCAGCGCTTCGACTCAAGCGACCTGAGCGTCAGGAAGAGCGCCAGGATGGTGAAGTTCAGGTAGTAGATCATGTCCTTGGTGTCGATCACGCCTTTGGCGAAGCTGTCGAAGTGCTCGAGGATCGAGAGGTGGGAGAGCAGCTTCCCCCACCCCGGACCCGCGAAGTCGGCGCTCCAGCCGATCACCCAGAAGATCAGGAGCGCCCCGAAGGTGGCGACGGCCGCCACGATCTGGTTCTCGGTGAGCGACGAGGCGAGGACGCCCACAGCCAGGAAGGCGCCGCCCATCAGCACCAGCCCCAGGTAGCCGGTCAGGAGCGGCCCCCACTCCAGGCGCGCGAAGCGTACCAGCATCGCCGGGTAGAGCCCGGTCGCGGCCAGCATGACCAGGTAGAGGACGAAGGCCGCGACGTACTTCCCGATCAGCACCTCGCCATCCCGCACCGGGTAGGTCAGCAAGAGCTCGATGGTCCCGCTCTTCTTCTCCTCGGCGAAGAGGCGCATGGTGAGGATCGGCACCAGGAGGAGCATCACCACGCTGATGTTGGAGAAGAGCGGGCGCATGATCCCCTCGGTGACGCTCAGGTCGCGCGCGAAGGCCGGGTTCATGGTCGCCTGCATGGACATCAGGCTGAAGAAGGCGAAGATGGAGGAGAAGAAGTAGCCGGAGATCACGAGGAAGATGGTGAAGACCACGTAGGCGACCGGCGACGTGAAGTAGAGACGCACCTCCTTCTTGAAGACCGGCCAGACCCTCATGATGCGCTCTCGTCCTCGGGCGCCGCGGCGGCCTCCTCCTCGGTCACCAGCTTGATGAAGATGTCCTCGAGCGTCATCCCGAGCCCGCGCAGCTCGAGCAGCCCCCACCCCCGGCGCACGACCGCGGTCGAGAGGTCACCGCGAACGTCGCGCCCTCGCGCCGACTCCACCAGGAACGTCCCGACGCCGTTGACCAGGCTCTTCTGGTCCACCGACAGGACGCCGGGGAGGCGTTGCAGCTCGGCGAGGACCACCTCCGCCGGCCCCTCCACCTGCACCTGGATCCGTTGCGACTGGGAGAGGCGCGCGGTCAGGTTCTCCGGGCTGTCCATGGCGACGATCTGGCCCTGGTTGATGATGATGACCCGGGAACAGACCATCGAGACCTCGGGCAGGATGTGGGTCGAGAGGATGACCGTGTGCTGCCCCGCCAGCGACTTGATCAGGGACCGGATCTCGATGATCTGCCTGGGGTCGAGCCCGATCGTCGGCTCGTCCAGGATCAGCACCTCCGGATCGTTGACCAGGGCCTGGGCGAGCCCGACGCGCTGGCGATATCCCTTGGAGAGCCGGCCGACCAGGCGGTGCTGGACATCCGCGATCAGGCAGCGCTCCATCACGTCGGCGACGCGCCGTTTCCGCTCCGCCCGGCCAACGCCTTTGACCTCAGCGACGAACTCCAGGTACGCCGCCACCGGCATCTCGTTGTAGAGCGGCACGTGCTCGGGCAGGTAGCCGATC
Protein-coding sequences here:
- a CDS encoding ABC transporter permease subunit, with protein sequence MRVWPVFKKEVRLYFTSPVAYVVFTIFLVISGYFFSSIFAFFSLMSMQATMNPAFARDLSVTEGIMRPLFSNISVVMLLLVPILTMRLFAEEKKSGTIELLLTYPVRDGEVLIGKYVAAFVLYLVMLAATGLYPAMLVRFARLEWGPLLTGYLGLVLMGGAFLAVGVLASSLTENQIVAAVATFGALLIFWVIGWSADFAGPGWGKLLSHLSILEHFDSFAKGVIDTKDMIYYLNFTILALFLTLRSLESKRWRG
- a CDS encoding ATP-binding cassette domain-containing protein, producing IGYLPEHVPLYNEMPVAAYLEFVAEVKGVGRAERKRRVADVMERCLIADVQHRLVGRLSKGYRQRVGLAQALVNDPEVLILDEPTIGLDPRQIIEIRSLIKSLAGQHTVILSTHILPEVSMVCSRVIIINQGQIVAMDSPENLTARLSQSQRIQVQVEGPAEVVLAELQRLPGVLSVDQKSLVNGVGTFLVESARGRDVRGDLSTAVVRRGWGLLELRGLGMTLEDIFIKLVTEEEAAAAPEDESAS